The Juglans microcarpa x Juglans regia isolate MS1-56 chromosome 2S, Jm3101_v1.0, whole genome shotgun sequence genome has a window encoding:
- the LOC121253450 gene encoding uncharacterized protein LOC121253450 encodes MAARRRVRNLEDLNENNNERGCMFEQFNRTHLPTIDGRGDSNAAEDWIQDIEEIFNVLECTDQQKVRFAAFKWIGEAKRWWNSEKAIREADATGVVSWPRFKQNFFDRFFSKAVQKARGREFTNLVQGTMTVRQNAAKFAKL; translated from the coding sequence ATGGCTGCTCGTCGTCGAGTACGAAACCTGGAAGATTTGAACGAAAATAACAATGAGAGGGGCTGCATGTTTGAGCAATTTAATCGCACTCATCTACCCACCATTGATGGAAGAGGCGACTCCAACGCAGCTGAGGATTGGATTCAGGACATCGAAGAGATATTCAATGTTTTGGAGTGCACTGATCAACAAAAAGTTCGATTTGCAGCTTTTAAATGGATTGGAGAAGCGAAGAGATGGTGGAATTCTGAGAAAGCCATCAGAGAAGCTGATGCAACTGGAGTAGTGAGCTGGCCTCGCTTTAAGCAAAACTTCTTCGACCGCTTCTTTTCGAAAGCAGTCCAAAAAGCTAGAGGCCGAGAGTTTACTAACTTGGTGCAAGGGACCATGACGGTACGGCAGAATGCTGCAAAATTTGCAAAGTTATAA